From a single Strix uralensis isolate ZFMK-TIS-50842 chromosome 27, bStrUra1, whole genome shotgun sequence genomic region:
- the ATP8B3 gene encoding phospholipid-transporting ATPase IK, producing the protein MAEQDAASGSLHGKKQLPAFTWEVRANDRNYHMQFKKKFAFCLTKKKYAGNAIKTAKYNVFTFVPLNLYEQFHRMANVYFVFVILLQTFPEISTLPWYTLLFPLSCLLTIRGLRDLIDDIGRHQSDRNINSRPCEILSGKSFRWQKWRDICVGDIIRLRKENFVPADMLLLCSSEPSSLCYVETADIDGETNLKFRQALLATHQELVSEESMAAFDGRVICEEPNSRMHSFTGTLEWRGETYSLDSERILLRGCKLRNTDVCYGLVIYAGFDSKIMRNCGKIKRKKTKLDCMMDRLVIIIFLVLLVTSLCLAVASGFWARMFQEKHSYLSALYKHTTPAQQAFFNFWGFTILLSIIIPMSMYITFEFIYLVNSFFINWDLEMYYAVKDIPAKARSTSLNDQLGQIEYIFSDKTGTLTQNVMSFKKCCINGTIYGTGTGRENKKPSGSGLTWSHHGEKKLDSCDATLLEAARRNSDPVLREFLRLLALCHTVMVEEKGDQLVYQAASPDEEALVLAAKNLGYVFLARTQDTITISELGLKRTYKVLAMLDFNSDRKRMSVLVRDPQGTIRLYTKGADTVILERLQRRGPNETFTEMALDSFAEETLRTLCLASKEVSEVEYSVWSRRHHEASVLLQDRARELDKLYEEMEQNLQLLGATAIEDKLQDGVPETIQLLKLGNIKVWVLTGDKQETAMNIGYACKLLTDDMEILEEKEISEILKAYWVSNNNLSSSEEALCSGHLSQQCPEASCHKKRALIISGDFLDKILHTGEVLKEKGQLWQRLACCKATGSQDRGSLVEKAFVDLATSCQAVICCRVTPKQKALIVQLVKKHKKAITLAIGDGANDVNMIKTADIGVGISGLEGMQAVQCSDYALAQFSYLQRLLLVHGRWAYLRICKFLRYFFYKTFAGLMAQVWFAFHSGFTAQPLYEGWFLALYNIFYTAYPVLSVGLLEQDVSAKKSLEFPELYVIGQQDELFNYRIFGVTLLHGVSTSLASFYIAFWAFEDHVGSKAVGDYESFAVTVATSSLLSVLVEIILDTKFWTALSFLMVTASLLLFCLFSFLTQSIDAFRIAPAIFCFPDASLNALTDPYVLLVVLLSLVVNTIPSLTIHLYHTIMGKTTTQQKIRLKAKRQPEPSVELRAHVPRGSFHRHSSYAFSHQEGYAGLITRGDSLRAGATHSTGPGLLHPEMTPALSSLPSASA; encoded by the exons ATGGCTGAGCAGGACGCGGCCTCAGGCTCCTTGCATGGAAAGAAGCAGCTGCCAG CTTTCACCTGGGAGGTGAGGGCCAACGACCGAAACTACCACATGCAATTCAAGAAGAAATTTGCCTTCTGTCTGACCAAAAAGAAGTATGCG GGCAATGCCATTAAGACAGCCAAGTACAACGTCTTTACCTTCGTGCCACTGAACCTCTATGAGCAGTTCCACCGAATGGCCAACGTCTACTTCGTCTTTGTCATCCTCTTACAG ACCTTCCCTGAGATCTCCACGCTGCCCTGGTACACTCTGCTGTTCCCCCTGAGCTGCCTTCTCACCATCCGGGGTCTACGAGACCTGATCGATGACATT GGTCGTCACCAAAGTGACAGAAACATCAACAGCAGGCCATGTGAAATCCTGTCTGGGAAGAG CTTCCGCTGGCAGAAATGGCGTGACATCTGTGTTGGGGACATCATCCGCCTGCGTAAGGAGAATTTCGTCCCG GCCGACATGCTCTTGCTGTGCAGCTCGgagcccagcagcctgtgctACGTGGAGACTGCTGACATCGATGG GGAAACAAACCTGAAGTTCAGACAAGCCCTTCTGGCCACCCACCAGGAGCTGGTGAGCGAGGAGAGCATGGCTGCCTTTGATG GGAGAGTGATCTGCGAGGAGCCCAACAGCCGCATGCACAGCTTCACCGGCACGCTGGAGTGGAGGGGCGAGACCTACTCACTTGACAGTGAAAGGATCTTGCTGCGAGGCTGCAAGCTTCGCAACACCGATGTTTGCTACGGCTTGGTTATCTACGCAG GATTTGATTCCAAAATTATGAGGAACTGTGGAAAGATCAAGCGGAAGAAAACCAAGCTGGACTGCATGATGGACCGGCTGGTGATCATA ATCTTCCTGGTGCTGTTGGTCACGTCGCTGTGCCTTGCTGTTGCCTCTGGGTTCTGGGCGAGGATGTTCCAGGAGAAGCACAGCTACCTCTCTGCTCTCTACAAGCACACAACTCCTGCCCAGCAGGCCTTCTTCAACTTCTGGGGCTTCACGATCCTCCTGAGCATCATCATACCCATGTCCATGTATATAAC GTTTGAATTCATCTATCTGGTGAACAGCTTTTTTATCAACTGGGATCTGGAAATGTATTACGCTGTCAAGGACATTCCAGCAAAAGCCAGGAGCACCAGCCTCAATGATCAGCTTGGCCAGATCGAATACATCTTCTCGGATAAGACTGGCACCTTAACACAAAATGTTATGAGCTTCAAGAAATGCTGCATCAATGGGACCATCTATG gTACAGGCACAGGCCGTGAGAACAAGAAGCCATCG GGGTCGGGGTTGACCTGGAGCCACCATGGGGAGAAGAAGTTGGACTCTTGTGACGCGACGCTGCTGGAAGCTGCCCGGCGGAACAGCGACCCCGTGCTGAGGGAGTTCCTGAGGCTGCTGGCCCTCTGCCACACTGTCATGGTGGAGGAGAAAGGCG ACCAGCTGGTTTATCAGGCAGCTTCACCAGATGAAGAAGCACTGGTGTTGGCAGCCAAGAACCTGGGGTATGTCTTTCTGGCCCGAACGCAAGACACCATCACCATCAGTGAGCTGGGGTTGAAGAGGACGTACAAAGTGCTGGCCATGTTGGACTTCAACAGCGATCGCAAGAGGATGTCTGTCCTGG TGCGAGACCCCCAGGGCACGATCCGACTCTACACCAAGGGGGCTGACACGGTCATCCTGGAGAGACTGCAGAGACGAGGGCCCAATGAGACCTTCACTGAGATGGCACTGGAT AGCTTTGCAGAGGAGACACTGAGGACTTTATGCCTGGCCAGCAAGGAGGTGAGCGAGGTCGAGTACAGCGTGTGGAGCAGGAGGCACCACGAGGCCAGTGTCCTGCTGCAGGACCGCGCGCGGGAGCTGGACAAGCTGTACGAGGAGATGGAGCAGAACCTGCAG CTGCTTGGGGCCACGGCCATTGAGGACAAGTTGCAAGACGGAGTCCCTGAGACCATCCAGCTGCTGAAACTGGGCAACATTAAAGTGTGGGTGCTAACGGGAGACAAACAAG AGACTGCAATGAACATTGGCTACGCATGCAAGCTGCTCACGGACGACATGGAGAtcctggaggagaaggagatCAG CGAGATCCTCAAGGCTTACTGGGTGAGCAACAACAACCTCAGCAGCAGCGAGGAAGCCCTGTGCAGCGGCCACCTCTCCCAGCAGTGCCCAGAGGCTTCATGCCACAAGAAGAGAGCTCTGATCATCAGTGGGGACTTCCTG GACAAAATCCTCCACACGGGAGAGGTGCTGAAGGAGAAGGGGCAGCTGTGGCAGCGGCTGGCTTGTTGCAAGGCTACAGGCTCGCAGGACCGGGGCAGTCTGGTGGAGAAGGCCTTTGTGGACTTGGCCACCAGCTGCCAGGCAGTGATCTGCTGCAGGGTGACTCCCAAGCAGAAAGCCCTCATCGTGCAGCTGGTGAAGAAGCACAAGAAGGCCATCACGCTGGCCATTGGGGATGGCGCCAACGATGTCAACATGATCAAAA CCGCTGACATCGGGGTGGGCATCAGCGGGCTGGAGGGCATGCAAGCCGTGCAGTGCAGCGACTACGCCCTGGCGCAGTTCTCCTACCTCCAGCGCCTCCTGCTCGTCCATGGCCGCTGGGCCTACCTCCGCATCTGCAAGTTCCTCCGCTACTTCTTCTACAAGACCTTTGCTGGCCTCATGGCTCAGGTCTGGTTTGCTTTCCACAGCGGATTCACAGCTCAG CCTCTGTACGAGGGCTGGTTCCTTGCACTCTACAACATTTTCTACACCGCCTACCCCGTGCTGTCCGTGGGCCTTCTGGAGCAG GATGTGAGTGCCAAGAAGAGTCTGGAGTTCCCTGAGCTCTACGTGATTGGGCAGCAAGATGAGCTCTTCAACTACCGCATTTTTGGTGTCACCCTCCTGCACGGGGTCAGCACCTCACTCGCCAGCTTCTACATCGCATTCTGGGCCTTTGAGGACCATGTTGGCAGCAAGGCTGTCGGCGACTATGAGTCCTTTGCTGTCACAGTGGCCACGTCGTCGCTGCTGTCGGTCCTGGTGGAG ATCATCCTGGACACCAAGTTCTGGACGGCATTGTCCTTCCTGATGGTCACAGCCAGTCTGCtgctcttctgcctcttctccttCCTGACCCAAAGCATCGACGCCTTCAGGATAGCCCCTGccatcttctgcttcccag ATGCCAGCCTGAATGCCTTGACTGACCCCTACGTCTTGCTCGTGGTCCTGCTGTCCCTGGTGGTGAACACCATCCCCTCGCTCACCATCCACTTGTACCacaccatcatgggcaaaaccaCCACCCAGCAG AAGATCCGCTTGAAGGCCAAGCGGCAGCCGGAGCCCTCGGTGGAGCTGCGTGCTCATGTCCCTCGCGGCTCCTTCCACCGCCACTCCAGCTACGCCTTCTCCCACCAGGAAGGCTACGCCGGCCTCATCACCCGCGGGGACAGCTTGCGTGCTGGGGCCACCCACAGCACCGGCCCAGGTCTCCTGCACCCAGAGATGACCCCGGCTTtgtcctccctccccagcgcCTCTGCATAG